In one Corallococcus silvisoli genomic region, the following are encoded:
- a CDS encoding vWA domain-containing protein has translation MNLKPLSRAVLTAALATGLSAASALASTPVVPVHESVPPPPEPRSAAPVTPGPKPVAPDAFSKPAEKGTPPKADGKGTSAKPAEKGTPPKADGAGTSAMPPPQAAAPTGQGAQAQGGAQQGAQPEIEVAFVLDTTGSMSGLLEGAKQKIFSIASRIAKGTPTPHLKVALVAYRDVGDAYVTKRFDLSDDMDSMFAELRKLQADGGGDFPEHVGRGLGEAVSLLKWNQNREVMKVIFLVGDAPPAEREAAWDFKLWSKRAKERHIVVNTVRCGVDSSTEESWRYVAKLTDGTFDSIDASGGMVAVATPYDAELSRVNAELASKTLYGGRKEAQLANRARAEATKGMAAEAVADRISYMKKSRGVGMSAPSAAAVSSAPMAVGGAVDLLEKPAALDTLKDDELPTELQGLKKEEQAAKVKQLSAERKVLEEKVAKLATERDQWLVKNAPAKEDAFDANVMKSVKTQAAKFGVAY, from the coding sequence ATGAACCTGAAGCCCCTCTCGCGGGCCGTCTTGACGGCCGCGCTCGCCACCGGTCTGTCCGCTGCCTCCGCCCTGGCCTCCACGCCCGTCGTCCCCGTCCACGAGAGTGTGCCCCCGCCCCCCGAGCCGCGGTCCGCGGCCCCCGTGACGCCGGGCCCCAAGCCGGTCGCGCCGGATGCCTTCTCGAAGCCCGCCGAAAAGGGGACGCCCCCGAAGGCCGATGGAAAAGGGACGTCCGCGAAGCCCGCCGAAAAGGGGACGCCCCCGAAGGCCGATGGAGCCGGGACGTCCGCGATGCCTCCTCCGCAGGCGGCGGCCCCCACGGGCCAGGGCGCGCAGGCTCAAGGCGGAGCGCAGCAGGGGGCCCAGCCGGAAATCGAGGTGGCCTTCGTGCTGGACACCACCGGGTCCATGAGCGGCCTGCTGGAGGGCGCGAAGCAGAAGATCTTCTCCATCGCGTCGCGCATCGCGAAGGGCACGCCCACGCCGCACCTGAAGGTGGCGCTGGTGGCCTACCGCGACGTGGGGGACGCCTATGTGACGAAGCGCTTCGACCTGAGCGACGACATGGACTCCATGTTCGCGGAGCTGCGCAAGCTCCAGGCGGACGGGGGCGGGGACTTCCCCGAGCACGTGGGCCGCGGGCTGGGCGAGGCGGTGTCGCTGCTCAAGTGGAACCAGAACCGCGAGGTGATGAAGGTCATCTTCCTGGTGGGTGACGCGCCCCCCGCGGAGCGCGAGGCCGCCTGGGACTTCAAGCTGTGGTCCAAGCGCGCGAAGGAGCGCCACATCGTGGTGAACACGGTGCGCTGCGGAGTGGACTCCAGCACCGAGGAGTCCTGGCGCTACGTGGCGAAGCTGACGGACGGGACGTTCGACTCCATCGACGCGTCGGGCGGCATGGTGGCGGTGGCCACGCCCTATGACGCGGAGCTGTCCCGCGTGAACGCGGAGCTGGCGTCGAAGACGCTCTACGGCGGGCGCAAGGAGGCGCAGCTCGCCAACCGGGCCCGCGCGGAGGCCACCAAGGGCATGGCCGCGGAGGCCGTCGCGGACCGCATCAGCTACATGAAGAAGAGCCGGGGCGTGGGCATGAGCGCCCCCAGCGCCGCGGCGGTCAGCAGCGCGCCCATGGCGGTGGGCGGCGCGGTGGACCTGCTGGAGAAGCCCGCCGCGCTCGACACCCTCAAGGACGACGAGCTGCCCACGGAGCTGCAGGGCCTCAAGAAGGAGGAGCAGGCCGCGAAGGTGAAGCAGCTGTCCGCCGAGCGCAAGGTGCTGGAGGAGAAGGTCGCGAAGCTCGCCACCGAACGCGACCAGTGGCTCGTGAAGAACGCGCCCGCCAAGGAGGACGCCTTCGACGCCAACGTGATGAAGAGCGTGAAGACCCAGGCGGCGAAGTTCGGCGTCGCCTACTGA
- a CDS encoding amidohydrolase family protein: protein MGPEDDAPAPCLASSPTWREQGIAMPMPALADEEGPRVDPGLPPVVDAHVHLFPDRVFEAVWRWFDRYGWPIRYKLHTPRVLSFLLSRGVERVVALHYAHKPGMARALNAYVAEMARAEPRVIGLGTVFPGEPDAVAILEEAFALGLKGVKLHCHVQCFAPDAPALHEIYEACARAGKPLVMHSGREPSSPQYPCDPHSLCAAERVERVLKDHPTLKLCVPHLGADEFDAYARLLERYDTLWLDTTMAVGGYFPVPLPRKALEARPERILYGTDFPNIPYAWDRELRALAGLGLDEVVLAGVLGGNTLRLYDAGGC, encoded by the coding sequence ATGGGCCCGGAAGACGACGCCCCGGCGCCCTGCCTGGCGTCGTCCCCCACGTGGCGGGAGCAGGGCATCGCCATGCCCATGCCCGCGCTGGCGGACGAGGAAGGGCCCCGCGTGGACCCCGGCCTGCCGCCCGTCGTCGACGCGCACGTGCACCTGTTCCCCGACCGCGTCTTCGAGGCGGTGTGGCGCTGGTTCGACCGGTACGGCTGGCCCATCCGCTACAAACTGCACACGCCCCGCGTGCTGTCGTTCCTGCTGTCCCGCGGGGTCGAGCGCGTGGTCGCCCTGCACTACGCCCACAAGCCGGGCATGGCGCGCGCCCTCAACGCCTACGTGGCGGAGATGGCCAGGGCCGAGCCCCGCGTCATCGGCCTGGGCACCGTGTTCCCGGGCGAGCCCGACGCCGTCGCCATCCTGGAGGAGGCCTTCGCCCTGGGCCTGAAGGGCGTGAAGCTGCACTGCCACGTCCAGTGCTTCGCCCCGGACGCGCCCGCGCTGCACGAAATCTACGAAGCGTGCGCCCGGGCGGGGAAGCCGCTCGTGATGCACTCAGGGCGGGAGCCGTCCAGTCCCCAGTACCCGTGTGATCCGCACTCGCTCTGCGCCGCGGAGCGGGTGGAGCGCGTGCTGAAGGACCACCCCACGCTGAAGCTGTGCGTGCCCCACCTGGGGGCGGATGAGTTCGACGCGTACGCGCGCCTGCTGGAGCGGTACGACACGCTCTGGCTGGACACCACCATGGCGGTGGGCGGCTACTTCCCCGTGCCCCTCCCCCGCAAGGCGCTGGAGGCGCGGCCCGAGCGCATCCTCTACGGGACGGACTTCCCCAACATCCCCTACGCCTGGGACCGGGAGCTGCGGGCGCTGGCGGGCCTGGGGCTGGACGAGGTCGTGCTCGCGGGGGTGCTGGGAGGCAACACACTGAGGCTCTACGACGCGGGAGGATGTTGA
- a CDS encoding response regulator yields the protein MSNFILVVDDDASHRTLICDALQEMGYATIEAKNGREALDLLEDDIPGAVLLDLRMPVMSGWGLLDALKKMPRARNLPIIIISGYGFEWEAELVGAAGYISKPVDLDKVRTTVQQIVGPPEVAMVH from the coding sequence ATGTCGAACTTCATCCTGGTCGTCGACGACGACGCGAGTCACCGCACGCTCATCTGCGATGCCCTCCAGGAGATGGGCTACGCCACCATCGAGGCCAAGAACGGCCGCGAGGCGTTGGATCTGCTGGAGGACGACATCCCGGGCGCCGTGCTGCTGGACCTGCGGATGCCCGTCATGAGCGGCTGGGGGCTGCTGGACGCGCTCAAGAAGATGCCGCGGGCGCGCAACCTGCCCATCATCATCATCTCCGGCTACGGCTTTGAGTGGGAGGCGGAGCTGGTGGGCGCCGCCGGCTACATCTCCAAGCCGGTGGACCTGGACAAGGTGCGCACCACCGTGCAGCAGATCGTCGGGCCGCCGGAGGTGGCCATGGTGCACTGA
- the glmS gene encoding glutamine--fructose-6-phosphate transaminase (isomerizing) — MCGIVGYVGDKESAPILVSGLKKLEYRGYDSAGVAVVSGNQLNVVRATGKLRNLENRVVQDLPKGTTGIGHTRWATHGRPSDENAHPHTYKNVAVVHNGIIENHLALKAELRKRGHAFASETDSEVFAHLISDEVDRGVDLPDAVRAAIKQVKGTYGLVVVCANDPGRIVCTKDASPMVLGLGEGQNFVASDVPALLEHTRDFVYMEEGDLAVITAAKIDIFSRQGQLVNRPTRRIDWTPMMAEKGGYKHFMHKEIWEQPRAIADTLRGRMLLTEGDVHFETWNLSTEQVKTFTKVTILACGTSWHSGVAGKHMIESLARLPVEVELASEFRYRDPIVETSHLVIAISQSGETADTLAAFKEAKRLGAHTMAICNVIGSAMTREANLHVLTNAGPEIGVASTKAFTTQLVTLYLLAVKLGRMRGTLSVEGAQEHLTHLTQVPKMIEDVLKCEPQVKRVAREFMNAQDFLFLGRGPMHPVALEGALKLKEISYIHAEGYAGGEMKHGPIALIDEKMPVVVIAPKQPHVAYEKIIGNIEEVRARGGKVIAVIDEDDTQADSLADHVIRIPAACALLAPVVATIPLQLLAYHVAEMRGNDVDQPRNLAKSVTVE; from the coding sequence ATGTGCGGGATTGTTGGCTACGTCGGTGACAAGGAATCGGCTCCCATCCTGGTGTCGGGGCTGAAGAAGCTCGAGTACCGGGGGTACGACTCCGCGGGCGTCGCGGTGGTGAGCGGCAACCAGCTGAACGTGGTGCGCGCCACGGGCAAGCTGCGCAACCTGGAGAACCGCGTGGTGCAGGACCTGCCCAAGGGCACCACCGGCATCGGCCACACGCGCTGGGCGACGCACGGCCGCCCCTCCGACGAGAACGCCCACCCGCACACGTACAAGAACGTGGCGGTGGTGCACAACGGCATCATCGAGAACCACCTGGCGCTGAAGGCGGAGCTGCGCAAGCGCGGCCACGCCTTCGCGTCGGAGACGGACTCGGAGGTGTTCGCGCACCTCATCTCCGATGAGGTGGACCGCGGCGTGGACCTGCCGGACGCCGTCCGCGCGGCCATCAAGCAGGTGAAGGGCACCTACGGCCTGGTGGTGGTGTGCGCCAACGACCCGGGCCGCATCGTGTGCACGAAGGACGCGTCGCCCATGGTGCTGGGCCTGGGCGAGGGCCAGAACTTCGTGGCCAGCGACGTGCCGGCGCTGCTCGAGCACACGCGCGACTTCGTCTACATGGAGGAGGGCGACCTCGCGGTCATCACCGCCGCGAAGATCGACATCTTCAGCCGCCAGGGGCAGCTGGTGAACCGCCCCACGCGCCGCATCGACTGGACGCCGATGATGGCGGAGAAGGGCGGCTACAAGCACTTCATGCACAAGGAGATCTGGGAGCAGCCCCGCGCCATCGCGGACACGCTGCGCGGCCGGATGCTCCTCACCGAGGGCGACGTCCACTTCGAGACGTGGAACCTGTCCACCGAGCAGGTGAAGACCTTCACCAAGGTCACCATCCTGGCGTGCGGCACGTCGTGGCACTCGGGCGTGGCCGGCAAGCACATGATTGAGTCGCTGGCGCGGCTGCCGGTGGAGGTGGAGCTGGCCAGCGAGTTCCGCTACCGCGACCCCATCGTGGAGACGTCGCACCTGGTCATCGCCATCAGCCAGTCGGGTGAGACGGCGGACACGCTCGCGGCCTTCAAGGAGGCCAAGCGGCTGGGCGCGCACACCATGGCCATCTGCAACGTCATTGGCAGCGCGATGACGCGCGAGGCGAACCTGCACGTCCTCACCAACGCGGGCCCGGAGATTGGCGTCGCGTCCACCAAGGCGTTCACCACGCAGCTCGTGACGCTCTACCTGCTGGCGGTGAAGCTGGGGCGCATGCGCGGCACGCTGTCGGTGGAGGGCGCGCAGGAGCACCTGACGCACCTGACCCAGGTTCCGAAGATGATTGAAGACGTGCTCAAGTGCGAGCCGCAGGTGAAGCGCGTGGCGCGCGAGTTCATGAACGCGCAGGACTTCCTCTTCCTGGGCCGCGGCCCCATGCACCCGGTGGCGCTGGAGGGCGCGCTGAAGCTGAAGGAGATCTCGTACATCCACGCGGAGGGCTACGCGGGCGGTGAGATGAAGCACGGCCCCATCGCGCTCATCGACGAGAAGATGCCCGTCGTGGTCATCGCGCCGAAGCAGCCGCACGTGGCGTACGAGAAGATCATCGGCAACATCGAGGAGGTCCGTGCGCGCGGCGGCAAGGTCATCGCCGTCATCGACGAGGACGACACCCAGGCGGACAGCCTGGCCGACCACGTCATCCGCATCCCCGCGGCCTGCGCGCTGCTCGCGCCGGTGGTGGCCACCATCCCGCTCCAGCTGCTCGCGTACCACGTGGCGGAGATGCGCGGGAACGACGTGGACCAGCCCCGCAACCTGGCCAAGAGCGTCACCGTCGAATAG
- a CDS encoding ABC transporter ATP-binding protein, whose amino-acid sequence MTPPSSEPAGPELAIDARGLVKRFGTFTALDGLELRIPKGAFYAYLGPNGAGKSTSIALLTGVYGPDQGTIRMLGVDAVARPLEVKQRVGVVPEELSLFERLTGRQYLTFCARMYGLDGAEAAARAVELLELTELTYKAGALVAEYSKGMRRRLAIAAALIHAPELVLLDEPFEGIDVLAAGVIRDLLRELSRRGVTLLLTTHVLEIAERLATHAGVIRGGRMLDQGPVEELRQRHGAPTLEAVFEKLVAVPAARNAKLSFYSGPTDNVLPLRRESA is encoded by the coding sequence ATGACGCCCCCCTCTTCCGAACCCGCCGGCCCCGAGCTGGCCATCGACGCGCGCGGCCTGGTCAAGCGCTTCGGCACCTTCACCGCGCTGGATGGCCTGGAGCTGCGGATCCCCAAGGGCGCCTTCTACGCGTACCTGGGCCCCAACGGCGCCGGCAAGTCCACCTCCATCGCCCTGCTCACCGGCGTGTACGGGCCCGACCAGGGCACCATCCGCATGCTCGGCGTGGACGCGGTGGCCCGGCCGCTGGAGGTGAAGCAGCGCGTGGGCGTGGTGCCAGAGGAGCTGAGCCTCTTCGAGCGGCTCACCGGCCGGCAATACCTCACCTTCTGCGCGCGCATGTACGGACTGGACGGCGCGGAGGCCGCGGCGCGCGCGGTGGAGCTGCTGGAGCTGACGGAGCTCACGTACAAGGCCGGCGCGCTGGTGGCGGAGTACTCCAAGGGCATGCGCCGCCGGCTCGCCATCGCCGCGGCGCTCATCCACGCGCCGGAGCTGGTGCTGCTGGATGAGCCCTTCGAAGGCATCGACGTGCTCGCCGCGGGCGTGATCCGCGACCTGCTGCGGGAGCTGAGCCGCCGGGGCGTGACGCTGCTGCTGACCACGCACGTGCTGGAGATCGCGGAGCGGCTGGCCACGCACGCGGGCGTCATCCGGGGCGGACGGATGTTGGACCAGGGCCCGGTGGAGGAGCTGCGCCAGCGCCACGGCGCGCCCACGCTGGAGGCGGTGTTCGAGAAGCTGGTCGCCGTGCCGGCCGCGCGCAACGCGAAGCTGTCGTTCTACTCGGGGCCCACGGACAACGTGCTGCCGCTGCGCCGGGAGTCCGCGTGA
- a CDS encoding histone deacetylase family protein has protein sequence MRVFHLDRYSVPLPEGHRFPMEKYRLLRELLLARGILSPASLFEAPRAERADLERVHTPRYLDAFFGGTLTDAELRRLGFPWSPLLVDNARASVGGTLAAARAALEDGFGAHLAGGTHHAFPDHGEGFCVFNDIAVAIRVLQAEGAIRRAVVVDLDVHQGNGTAATFAGDPSVFTFSMHGEHNFPFRKQPSHLDLGLEDGTGDAEYLATLDAHLPHVLESAHADLLFFQAGVDPLAEDTLGRLSLTHAGLRERDLRVLGAARERGVPVVLTLGGGYSRPLTPSLEAHVGTYLAACSLFR, from the coding sequence GTGCGCGTCTTCCACCTGGACCGGTACAGCGTCCCCCTGCCTGAAGGGCACCGCTTTCCCATGGAGAAGTACCGCCTGCTGCGGGAGCTGCTGCTCGCGCGCGGCATCCTGTCCCCGGCCTCCCTCTTCGAGGCGCCCCGAGCGGAGCGGGCCGACCTGGAGCGCGTGCACACCCCGCGCTATCTGGACGCCTTCTTCGGCGGCACCCTCACCGACGCGGAGCTGCGCCGGCTGGGCTTTCCCTGGTCGCCCCTGCTCGTGGACAACGCCCGCGCCTCCGTGGGAGGCACGCTGGCCGCCGCCCGCGCCGCCCTGGAGGATGGCTTCGGCGCGCACCTGGCCGGCGGCACGCATCACGCCTTCCCCGACCACGGGGAGGGCTTCTGTGTCTTCAACGACATCGCCGTGGCCATCCGCGTCCTCCAGGCCGAGGGCGCCATCCGCCGCGCGGTGGTGGTGGACCTGGACGTGCACCAGGGCAACGGCACCGCGGCCACCTTCGCGGGGGACCCGTCCGTCTTCACCTTCTCCATGCACGGAGAGCACAACTTCCCCTTCCGCAAGCAGCCCTCGCACCTGGACCTGGGGCTGGAGGACGGCACGGGTGACGCGGAGTACCTGGCCACGCTCGACGCCCACCTGCCCCACGTCCTGGAGTCCGCGCACGCCGACCTGCTCTTCTTCCAGGCCGGAGTGGATCCCCTGGCGGAGGACACCCTGGGCCGGCTGTCCCTCACCCATGCCGGACTGCGCGAACGGGACCTGCGCGTCCTGGGCGCCGCGCGCGAGCGCGGCGTGCCGGTGGTCCTCACGCTGGGTGGGGGCTACTCGAGGCCGCTGACGCCATCGCTGGAGGCCCACGTCGGGACTTATCTGGCGGCCTGTTCGTTGTTTCGCTGA
- a CDS encoding TatD family hydrolase has product MPEPLPLFDAHLHPEALTDQDLESMRFFGVEQALVVAHHFPEPTAKALRQHFDQLVERQLPRLERLGIRAWAALGVHPRCIPRRGLSEVLSHLPDYFEGGRVVALGETGLHAGGEEEEEAFLEQLALARQLKLRVVVHTPLKDKERHTRRILTLLRQSGLLPSRALVDHANARTVRTILEVGHWAGLTLHPEALQADRAVALVRRLGSERLVLDSDAGDGAGDILGLARTANLLGKAKLSERIVRRVTRDNAVRFFQIHD; this is encoded by the coding sequence GTGCCCGAGCCGCTGCCGCTCTTCGACGCGCACCTCCACCCGGAGGCGCTCACCGACCAGGACCTGGAGTCCATGCGCTTCTTCGGCGTGGAGCAGGCCCTGGTGGTGGCGCATCACTTCCCGGAGCCCACCGCCAAGGCGCTGCGCCAGCACTTCGACCAGCTGGTCGAACGGCAGCTGCCGCGCCTGGAGCGGCTGGGCATCCGCGCGTGGGCCGCCCTGGGCGTGCACCCGCGCTGCATCCCAAGGCGGGGCCTGTCGGAGGTCCTGAGCCACCTGCCGGACTACTTCGAGGGCGGCCGCGTGGTGGCCCTGGGAGAGACGGGCCTGCACGCGGGCGGCGAGGAGGAGGAGGAGGCCTTCCTGGAGCAGCTCGCCCTGGCCCGCCAGCTCAAGCTGCGCGTGGTGGTCCACACGCCCCTCAAGGACAAGGAGCGCCACACCCGGCGCATCCTCACGCTGCTGCGCCAGTCCGGGCTGCTGCCCTCGCGCGCGCTGGTGGACCACGCCAACGCGCGCACGGTGCGCACCATCCTGGAGGTGGGCCACTGGGCGGGGCTCACCCTGCACCCAGAGGCCCTCCAGGCGGACCGGGCGGTGGCCCTGGTGCGGAGGCTGGGCAGCGAGCGGCTGGTGCTGGACTCGGACGCGGGCGACGGCGCGGGCGACATCCTGGGGCTCGCCCGCACGGCGAACCTGCTGGGCAAGGCGAAGCTGTCCGAGCGCATCGTGCGGCGTGTCACCCGGGACAACGCGGTGCGCTTCTTCCAGATCCACGACTGA
- the glmU gene encoding bifunctional UDP-N-acetylglucosamine diphosphorylase/glucosamine-1-phosphate N-acetyltransferase GlmU → MTALAAVVLCAGKGTRMKSEKAKVLHPILGRPLCAYPLKRALELGATSVVPVVGHQAADVEKSIRSQFPDAPLRFALQKEQRGTADAVKAAQDALKGHDGRVLILYGDVPLLRRETLQSLLAAHDAAGGVLALVSTTLDDPTGYGRVIREGGKVARIVEHKDCTPEERAVKECNAGIYSVDAAFLWKALAEIKPVNAQGEYYLTDLVEMAAKRGPVAAVDADATETAGVNDKVELAARARVLQQRINEAHMRAGVSIQDPATAYIEEGITIGADTDIGPMVSLMAGTVIGKNVIVGQGSVLTASHVADGTHIKPYSVLEEARVGERCIIGPFSRLRPATELAEEVHLGNFVETKKTRIGKGSKANHLTYLGDANIGAGCNIGAGTITCNYDGVNKHLTELGDGVFIGSDSQLVAPVKVGDGGYVGAGSTVTKNVPPGSLAVSRAPQVVKEGWVAAKKARQAKAKTG, encoded by the coding sequence ATGACAGCTCTGGCGGCGGTGGTGCTTTGCGCGGGCAAGGGCACGCGGATGAAGTCGGAGAAGGCCAAGGTCCTTCACCCCATCCTCGGCCGGCCCCTGTGTGCCTATCCCTTGAAGCGAGCCCTGGAACTGGGTGCGACCTCCGTGGTGCCGGTGGTGGGCCACCAGGCCGCGGACGTGGAGAAGTCCATCCGGAGCCAGTTTCCGGACGCGCCGCTGCGCTTCGCGCTCCAGAAGGAGCAGCGGGGCACCGCGGACGCGGTGAAGGCGGCCCAGGACGCGCTGAAGGGCCATGACGGCCGCGTGCTCATCCTCTACGGGGACGTGCCGCTGCTGCGCCGGGAGACGCTCCAGTCGCTGCTCGCCGCGCACGACGCCGCGGGCGGGGTGCTGGCGCTCGTCTCCACCACGCTGGATGACCCCACCGGCTATGGCCGCGTCATCCGCGAGGGCGGCAAGGTGGCCCGCATCGTGGAGCACAAGGACTGCACCCCGGAAGAGCGCGCGGTGAAGGAGTGCAACGCGGGCATCTACTCCGTGGACGCGGCCTTCCTCTGGAAGGCGCTGGCGGAGATCAAGCCCGTCAACGCGCAGGGCGAGTACTACCTCACGGACCTGGTGGAGATGGCCGCGAAGCGCGGCCCCGTGGCCGCGGTGGACGCGGACGCCACGGAGACCGCGGGCGTGAACGACAAGGTGGAGCTGGCGGCGCGCGCGCGCGTGCTCCAGCAGCGCATCAACGAAGCCCACATGCGCGCGGGCGTGTCCATCCAGGACCCCGCCACCGCGTACATCGAAGAGGGCATCACCATTGGCGCCGACACGGACATCGGCCCGATGGTGTCCCTCATGGCCGGCACCGTCATCGGGAAGAACGTCATCGTCGGGCAGGGCAGCGTGCTCACCGCCTCCCATGTGGCGGATGGCACCCACATCAAGCCCTACTCCGTGCTGGAGGAGGCGCGTGTGGGCGAGCGGTGCATCATTGGCCCGTTCTCCCGGCTGCGCCCCGCCACGGAGTTGGCAGAAGAAGTGCATCTGGGGAACTTCGTGGAGACGAAGAAGACCCGCATCGGCAAGGGCAGCAAGGCCAACCACCTGACGTACCTGGGGGACGCGAACATCGGCGCCGGGTGCAACATCGGCGCGGGCACCATCACCTGTAACTATGACGGGGTGAACAAGCACCTGACGGAGCTGGGGGACGGGGTCTTCATCGGCTCGGACTCGCAGCTGGTGGCTCCGGTGAAGGTGGGGGATGGCGGCTACGTTGGGGCGGGCTCCACGGTGACGAAAAATGTGCCTCCTGGGAGCCTCGCTGTGTCACGCGCGCCACAGGTGGTGAAGGAGGGGTGGGTGGCGGCGAAGAAGGCGCGGCAGGCGAAGGCGAAGACTGGCTGA
- the ggt gene encoding gamma-glutamyltransferase, whose translation MGAAGRSLFRAVGLSVLVVAGAAQAARPYRGGAVATAYPAASEAALQMLEKGGNAVDAAVAAAFVAAVVGPYHSGVGGGGFALVHDAKSGGTEALDFREVAPKAASHDMYLKDGALVPGLSTDGALSVAVPGAVAGYLELLGRHGRLKPAVVLAPAIRLAKQGFWVTPKYQQMATGRTKCLNKDPEAARIFLTPNASGTPDVPPLGHLIRQPDLARTLSLIAKGGAKAFYAGPVAQALVRSVKDAGGVLTQEDLAAYRTRQPAPLETTYRGHRILTMPPPSAGGLAVVQVLGMLQQLRPQGVPYRDPDTLHLYVEAVRRAYVDRAKYLGDPAFVQVPLERLASPGHIADLAGGIDPQKATPSASLLAPVKGGPASTLREDAGPLTPEPERKNTTHISVIDKDGNAVAMTTTVNYSFGSCLVAKGTGVLLNDQMDDFAAQPGVPNAYGLVTGEPNAIQPGKVPLSSMSPTLVFAKDDPKRVMLAVGSPGGSTIPTTVIQAISNVVDQGMDVARAVGTGRLHHQYLPDEVWVDKWGLEPATLSTLEAKGHKIRRMDAWGDAEAVYSDPRTNLRYSSSDPRNEGAALGQD comes from the coding sequence ATTGGAGCAGCGGGACGGAGCCTGTTCCGCGCGGTAGGACTCTCGGTGTTGGTGGTGGCGGGGGCGGCGCAGGCGGCGCGCCCCTACCGGGGAGGTGCGGTGGCCACGGCGTATCCCGCCGCGAGCGAGGCCGCGCTCCAGATGTTGGAGAAGGGCGGCAACGCCGTGGACGCGGCGGTGGCGGCGGCGTTCGTGGCGGCGGTGGTGGGGCCCTACCACTCCGGTGTGGGCGGGGGCGGGTTCGCGCTGGTGCACGACGCGAAGTCCGGCGGCACGGAGGCGCTGGACTTCCGGGAGGTGGCGCCGAAGGCCGCCTCCCACGACATGTACTTGAAGGACGGCGCGCTGGTGCCGGGGCTGTCCACGGACGGGGCCCTGAGCGTGGCGGTGCCGGGCGCGGTGGCGGGCTATCTGGAGCTGCTGGGGCGGCACGGCAGGCTGAAGCCCGCCGTGGTGCTGGCCCCGGCCATCCGGCTGGCGAAGCAGGGCTTCTGGGTGACGCCCAAGTACCAGCAGATGGCGACGGGACGCACGAAGTGCCTGAACAAGGACCCGGAGGCCGCGCGCATCTTCCTGACGCCCAACGCCTCCGGCACCCCGGACGTGCCGCCCCTGGGCCACCTCATCCGGCAGCCGGACCTGGCCCGCACGCTGAGCCTCATCGCGAAGGGCGGCGCGAAGGCCTTCTACGCGGGCCCGGTGGCGCAGGCGCTGGTGAGGTCGGTGAAGGACGCGGGCGGGGTGCTCACGCAAGAGGACCTGGCGGCGTACCGGACGCGCCAGCCCGCGCCGCTGGAGACCACCTACCGCGGCCACCGCATCCTCACCATGCCGCCGCCCAGCGCGGGCGGGCTCGCGGTGGTCCAGGTGCTGGGCATGCTCCAGCAGCTGCGTCCGCAGGGCGTGCCGTACCGCGACCCGGACACGCTGCACCTCTATGTGGAGGCCGTGCGGCGCGCGTACGTGGACCGCGCGAAGTACCTGGGCGACCCGGCCTTCGTGCAGGTGCCGCTGGAGCGGCTGGCGTCTCCCGGCCATATCGCGGACCTAGCGGGCGGCATCGACCCCCAGAAGGCCACGCCCAGCGCGTCGCTGCTGGCGCCAGTGAAGGGCGGCCCCGCGTCCACGCTGCGGGAGGACGCGGGCCCCCTCACGCCGGAGCCGGAGCGCAAGAACACCACGCACATCTCCGTCATCGACAAGGACGGCAACGCGGTGGCGATGACGACCACGGTCAACTACAGCTTCGGCTCGTGCCTCGTCGCCAAGGGCACCGGCGTGCTCCTCAATGATCAGATGGACGACTTCGCCGCGCAGCCGGGCGTGCCCAACGCGTACGGGCTCGTCACCGGGGAGCCCAACGCCATCCAGCCCGGCAAGGTGCCCCTGTCCTCCATGTCGCCCACGCTGGTGTTCGCGAAGGACGACCCGAAGCGGGTGATGCTCGCGGTGGGCAGCCCCGGCGGCTCCACCATCCCCACCACCGTCATCCAGGCCATCAGCAACGTGGTGGACCAGGGCATGGACGTGGCGCGCGCGGTGGGCACTGGCCGGCTGCACCACCAGTACCTGCCGGACGAGGTGTGGGTGGACAAGTGGGGCCTGGAGCCGGCGACGTTGTCCACGCTGGAGGCGAAGGGCCACAAGATCCGCCGGATGGACGCCTGGGGCGACGCGGAAGCCGTCTACAGCGACCCGCGCACGAACCTGCGCTATTCCTCCAGTGACCCGCGCAACGAGGGCGCCGCGCTGGGCCAGGACTGA